The following coding sequences are from one Malaciobacter pacificus window:
- the der gene encoding ribosome biogenesis GTPase Der, translating to MNNSLKKIALVGQPNVGKSSLFNRIAQKRIAIVSDLAGTTRDIKKHEVQIIDRPALMLDTGGIDETNDEIFSHVKRKAIETAKEADIILFMVDGKKMPDEKDKELFYELQRLGKELALVVNKIDNDKEKERLWEFFEFGVGDENLFGISVSHNRGTKTLFDWIYEHLPPNIEIENLENSEVLDNEDLDILDDEDEVKEDFVDDTNIKVAIIGKVNVGKSSILNAIVGQERSVVSPIAGTTIDPVDESFEYADKNITFVDTAGLRRKGKIEGIEKYALMRTKEMLEKANLALVVLDASKELSDQDEKIAGLVDQYGLGTIIVLNKWDENMETFEKMEKAVRGRFKFLYYAPIIAVSAKTGRSIERLKNKLIEIFENYSQRIPTSQLNKTVEEAVIRHALPSPNGAYLRIYYATQFSNRPPKIALIMNKPSLLHFSYKRYLINFFRSKFNFEGTPIHIIARGRKDNVVDEEEYIDLLN from the coding sequence ATGAATAACTCACTTAAAAAAATTGCACTTGTTGGTCAACCAAATGTTGGTAAATCATCACTATTTAATAGAATTGCGCAAAAGAGAATTGCTATTGTTTCAGATTTGGCTGGAACTACGAGAGATATAAAAAAACATGAAGTTCAAATTATTGATAGACCTGCACTTATGTTAGATACAGGTGGAATTGATGAAACTAATGATGAAATATTTTCTCATGTAAAAAGAAAAGCTATTGAAACAGCAAAAGAGGCTGATATAATACTTTTTATGGTTGATGGTAAAAAAATGCCAGATGAAAAAGATAAAGAACTATTTTATGAGCTTCAAAGATTAGGAAAAGAGTTAGCATTAGTTGTAAATAAAATCGATAATGATAAAGAGAAAGAGAGACTTTGGGAATTTTTTGAGTTTGGTGTAGGGGATGAAAACCTATTTGGTATTTCTGTTTCCCACAATAGAGGAACTAAAACTCTATTTGACTGGATTTATGAACATCTTCCACCTAATATAGAGATTGAAAACTTAGAAAACTCAGAAGTCCTTGATAATGAAGATCTTGATATTTTAGATGATGAAGATGAAGTAAAAGAAGATTTTGTAGATGATACAAACATCAAAGTTGCAATTATCGGAAAAGTAAATGTTGGAAAATCTTCAATATTAAATGCTATTGTAGGGCAAGAGCGTTCAGTAGTTTCTCCAATTGCTGGAACTACTATTGACCCGGTTGATGAATCATTTGAATATGCTGATAAAAATATTACTTTTGTTGACACAGCGGGCTTAAGAAGAAAAGGTAAAATTGAAGGTATTGAAAAATATGCTTTAATGAGAACTAAAGAGATGCTAGAAAAAGCAAATTTAGCTTTAGTAGTACTTGATGCTTCAAAAGAGTTATCTGACCAAGATGAAAAAATTGCTGGATTAGTTGATCAATATGGACTTGGAACAATTATTGTTTTAAATAAATGGGATGAGAACATGGAAACATTTGAAAAAATGGAAAAAGCTGTTAGAGGAAGATTTAAATTCTTATATTATGCTCCTATAATTGCTGTTTCTGCAAAAACAGGAAGAAGTATTGAAAGACTTAAAAATAAACTAATAGAAATTTTTGAAAACTACTCACAGAGAATACCAACTTCTCAATTAAATAAAACAGTTGAAGAAGCTGTAATTAGACATGCTCTTCCAAGTCCAAATGGAGCATACTTAAGAATCTATTACGCTACACAATTTAGTAATAGACCTCCAAAAATTGCTTTAATTATGAACAAACCTAGTCTTTTACACTTTTCATATAAAAGATACTTAATTAATTTCTTTAGAAGTAAATTTAACTTTGAAGGAACTCCAATTCACATTATTGCAAGGGGAAGAAAAGATAATGTTGTAGATGAAGAGGAATATATAGACTTACTAAATTAA
- the hpf gene encoding ribosome hibernation-promoting factor, HPF/YfiA family, giving the protein MNTSIVGRHIDLTDAIKEYINSSIEAFKKYNLDIISVNSIISQDEKHGKKAFSFEFTLNVAHLDTIVVKQKDKDLYSAIDIAVDRVCKVLRRHHDKISGHKATKLTEVVAAEVEDQIALELEKFEEEITPVRLSSYKPIDIEEALEELKASDAVFKVFYDKDDNMRVLYKSSIEGKFGLY; this is encoded by the coding sequence ATGAATACAAGTATTGTAGGAAGACATATAGATTTAACAGATGCAATTAAAGAGTATATTAACAGTTCAATTGAGGCTTTTAAAAAATATAATCTAGATATTATTTCTGTAAACTCAATTATTTCTCAAGATGAAAAACATGGGAAAAAAGCATTCTCTTTTGAGTTCACATTAAATGTTGCTCATTTAGATACAATTGTAGTAAAACAAAAAGATAAAGATTTATATTCAGCGATTGATATTGCAGTTGATAGAGTTTGTAAAGTTTTAAGAAGACACCATGATAAAATTTCAGGACACAAAGCTACAAAACTTACTGAAGTTGTTGCAGCTGAAGTTGAAGATCAAATAGCTTTAGAATTAGAAAAATTTGAGGAAGAGATTACTCCTGTAAGATTAAGCTCTTATAAACCAATTGATATTGAAGAAGCATTAGAAGAATTAAAAGCTTCAGATGCAGTATTTAAAGTTTTCTATGATAAAGATGATAATATGAGAGTTTTATATAAAAGCTCTATAGAAGGTAAATTTGGATTATACTAA
- a CDS encoding DNA translocase FtsK: MAKKILSLILLFIIVYFEFSTFESSKDIVGNVGNSFSAFSHKYFGYLSYVYLLLFLYPLYIYNFKKNIEIKDLLVNICIVLLVLFVSLILQALLISNPYDAGEIGLILVDSLAPIIGTAGLYIFVLIGFIISGIVLYENSDFDVSNMKTNLKNKIKLKNSIDIKKLENKPTNKRREKRSDLVDKETETTDSIMQSINEKLDTSIKTEQASLLDDTNEYNIEPVKENIKTETINEIKEEVVEIIEEKIPDSHSVIVDELEENRKLLEDIELGKTEKPKNFELPPSSFFQPAPKEKKSKVSENFIDQKIADLLDKLSMFKIEGDVVRTYTGPVVTTFEFKPAPNVKVSKILNLQDDLAMALKAQTIRIQAPIPGKDVVGIEVPNDDTQTIYLREMLDSELFQNSKSPLTMILGKDIVGKPFVTDLKKLPHLLIAGTTGSGKSVGINSMILSLLYKNSPDNLRLVMIDPKMLEFSMYNDIPHLLTPVITKAGDAINALSNMVSEMERRYTLMSQTKTKNIENYNEKAKREGYDKFPYIVVVIDELADLMMTSGKDVEYSIARLAQMARASGIHLIVATQRPSVDVVTGLIKANLPSRLSYKVGQKVDSKIILDSMGAESLLGRGDMLFTPPGMSGLVRIHAPWSTEEEIEKVVDFLKAQRDVEYDMNFIKDSNSTSSSSTSSDAELGDLDELYNDAREVVLTDKKTSISYIQRKLRIGYNRAATIVEQLEQTGVLSEANAKGNREILI, encoded by the coding sequence ATAGCTAAAAAAATTTTATCACTAATTTTACTATTTATTATAGTTTATTTTGAATTTTCTACTTTTGAAAGTAGTAAAGATATAGTTGGAAATGTAGGAAATTCTTTCTCTGCCTTTTCACATAAATATTTTGGATACTTATCATATGTATATTTATTACTGTTTTTATACCCTTTATATATATACAACTTTAAGAAAAATATTGAAATTAAAGATTTATTAGTAAATATTTGTATTGTATTATTAGTACTTTTTGTTTCTTTAATTTTACAAGCATTACTTATTTCAAACCCTTATGATGCAGGAGAAATAGGTTTAATATTAGTTGATAGTTTAGCCCCTATAATTGGTACAGCTGGACTATATATCTTTGTATTAATCGGTTTTATTATTTCTGGAATTGTTTTATATGAAAACTCTGATTTTGATGTGTCAAATATGAAAACAAATTTAAAAAATAAAATTAAATTAAAAAATAGTATTGATATTAAAAAACTAGAAAATAAACCAACAAACAAAAGAAGAGAAAAGAGAAGCGATCTAGTAGATAAAGAAACTGAAACTACTGATTCAATAATGCAAAGTATTAATGAAAAACTTGATACTTCTATAAAAACAGAACAAGCATCATTACTTGACGATACTAATGAATATAATATTGAACCAGTTAAAGAAAATATAAAAACTGAAACAATTAATGAAATAAAAGAAGAAGTTGTAGAAATTATAGAAGAAAAAATACCTGACTCTCATAGTGTAATTGTTGATGAACTTGAAGAGAATAGAAAGCTTCTTGAGGATATTGAATTAGGTAAAACTGAAAAGCCAAAAAATTTCGAACTTCCACCTAGTTCTTTTTTTCAACCAGCACCAAAAGAGAAAAAATCAAAAGTTTCTGAAAACTTTATTGACCAAAAAATTGCTGATTTATTAGATAAACTATCAATGTTTAAAATTGAAGGTGATGTTGTTAGAACATATACTGGACCTGTTGTTACAACTTTTGAGTTTAAACCAGCACCTAATGTTAAAGTATCTAAAATATTAAATCTTCAAGATGATTTAGCAATGGCACTTAAAGCTCAAACTATTAGAATTCAAGCACCAATTCCAGGTAAGGATGTAGTGGGTATTGAAGTTCCAAATGATGACACTCAAACTATTTATTTAAGAGAGATGTTAGATAGTGAACTTTTCCAAAACTCTAAATCACCTTTAACAATGATTTTAGGAAAAGATATTGTAGGTAAACCTTTTGTAACTGATTTAAAGAAGCTTCCACACTTGCTTATAGCTGGAACAACAGGTTCAGGAAAATCAGTTGGTATTAACTCAATGATTTTATCGCTACTATATAAAAATTCACCTGATAATTTAAGACTTGTGATGATTGACCCCAAAATGCTTGAGTTTTCTATGTATAATGATATTCCTCATTTACTAACTCCTGTTATTACAAAAGCAGGTGATGCTATTAATGCTTTATCAAATATGGTTTCAGAAATGGAGCGAAGATATACTTTAATGTCTCAAACAAAAACGAAAAATATTGAGAACTATAATGAAAAAGCAAAAAGAGAAGGGTATGATAAATTCCCTTATATTGTAGTAGTTATTGATGAGTTAGCTGATTTAATGATGACAAGTGGTAAAGATGTTGAATACTCTATTGCAAGACTTGCACAAATGGCAAGAGCTTCAGGGATTCACTTAATTGTTGCAACACAAAGACCATCTGTTGATGTTGTAACAGGACTTATTAAAGCAAACTTACCAAGTAGGCTTTCATATAAAGTAGGGCAAAAAGTTGACTCTAAAATTATTTTAGATTCAATGGGTGCAGAATCACTTCTAGGACGTGGAGATATGCTATTTACACCTCCTGGAATGTCAGGACTTGTTAGAATTCACGCACCTTGGTCAACAGAAGAAGAAATAGAAAAAGTAGTTGATTTCTTAAAAGCTCAAAGGGATGTTGAATATGATATGAACTTTATAAAAGACTCAAATTCAACAAGCTCTTCTTCTACTTCAAGTGATGCTGAACTTGGAGATTTAGATGAACTATATAATGATGCTAGAGAAGTTGTTTTAACTGATAAAAAAACTTCTATTTCATATATTCAAAGAAAACTAAGAATTGGATATAACAGAGCTGCAACTATTGTAGAGCAGTTAGAACAAACTGGTGTTTTATCTGAAGCAAATGCTAAAGGTAATAGAGAGATTTTAATTTAG
- the lpxD gene encoding UDP-3-O-(3-hydroxymyristoyl)glucosamine N-acyltransferase produces MTLKEIAKSINIELDSDIEITGLNTLTDSNENELTFLENKKYLKDLENTKAAAILVSKDNESKVPSGTIAIVCDEPYLNLAKISKLFAPNVIELDGEKPLIGNGTKVMPNVYIGKGSVIGQDCTIMSGAYIGDNVTIGNNTIIYPNVTIYRDCKVGSDCIIHAGTVIGSDGFGFANTKDGKYIKIYQNGNVTIGDDVEIGANSAIDRAVFKSTIIESGVRIDNLVHIGHNCILRTGCILTGQVGLSGSTILNQYVIMGGQSATAGHLEIAPFTTIAARGGVTKSIEEPKKQWAGFPLFEHRQWLKLQGRIAKLLK; encoded by the coding sequence ATGACTCTTAAAGAGATCGCAAAATCAATTAATATTGAACTTGATAGTGATATTGAAATCACTGGACTAAACACGCTAACAGATTCAAACGAAAACGAACTAACATTTTTAGAAAATAAAAAATACTTAAAAGATTTAGAAAACACAAAAGCAGCTGCTATTTTAGTTTCAAAAGATAATGAATCTAAAGTTCCAAGTGGAACTATCGCAATTGTTTGTGATGAACCATATTTAAATTTAGCAAAAATTTCTAAATTATTTGCTCCAAATGTTATTGAACTTGATGGTGAAAAACCATTAATTGGTAATGGAACAAAAGTTATGCCAAATGTTTATATTGGAAAAGGTAGTGTTATTGGGCAAGATTGTACTATTATGTCTGGTGCTTATATTGGGGATAATGTAACTATTGGAAATAATACTATTATCTATCCAAATGTAACAATTTACAGAGATTGTAAAGTTGGAAGTGATTGTATCATTCACGCTGGAACTGTTATTGGAAGTGATGGATTTGGATTTGCAAACACTAAAGATGGTAAATATATAAAAATTTATCAAAATGGTAATGTAACTATTGGTGATGATGTAGAGATTGGTGCAAATAGTGCAATTGATAGAGCAGTATTTAAATCAACTATAATTGAAAGTGGTGTTAGAATTGATAACTTAGTTCATATTGGTCATAACTGTATTTTAAGAACTGGTTGTATTTTAACTGGACAAGTTGGATTATCGGGTTCTACAATTTTAAATCAATATGTAATTATGGGTGGTCAAAGTGCTACAGCAGGGCATCTTGAAATTGCTCCATTCACTACAATTGCAGCACGTGGTGGAGTTACTAAATCAATTGAAGAACCTAAAAAACAATGGGCAGGTTTTCCTTTATTTGAGCATAGACAATGGCTTAAATTACAAGGAAGAATTGCAAAACTTCTAAAATAA
- the ilvN gene encoding acetolactate synthase small subunit, whose product MNNFNHYYDSETTRQVISVIVLNEHNVLSRIVGLFSARGYNIDSLTVAPVEGTQYSRMTIVTTGDKRVIDQIVKQLNKLIPVLKVNEHRNVIEKDTVLMKFSIDNNLSDIDVIARAYHGSIQNVTDDSIIVSATDSSARIMNFIKVMQKFNPLEVVRSGIVAMER is encoded by the coding sequence ATGAATAATTTTAATCACTATTATGATTCAGAAACAACAAGACAGGTTATCTCTGTAATTGTATTAAATGAGCACAATGTTTTATCTAGAATTGTTGGATTATTTTCAGCACGTGGATATAACATTGATTCATTAACAGTAGCTCCAGTTGAAGGTACACAGTATTCAAGAATGACTATTGTTACAACTGGGGATAAAAGAGTAATTGACCAAATTGTAAAACAATTAAATAAATTAATTCCTGTTTTAAAAGTAAATGAGCATAGAAATGTAATTGAAAAAGACACTGTATTAATGAAATTTTCAATTGATAATAATTTATCAGACATTGATGTAATAGCAAGAGCATATCATGGTTCTATTCAAAATGTTACTGATGATTCTATTATCGTTTCAGCTACTGATTCTAGTGCTAGAATCATGAACTTTATTAAAGTTATGCAAAAATTCAATCCACTTGAAGTTGTAAGAAGTGGTATTGTAGCAATGGAAAGATAA
- a CDS encoding acetolactate synthase large subunit, which yields MRITGAQMVVESLHQEGVEVVFGYPGGAIMNVYDEIYKQNYFQHILNRHEQASIVAAEGYARSTGKTGVAIVTSGPGFTNAVTGLADAYMDSIPLVVISGQVPTTIIGTDGFQEIDAVGISRPCTKHNYLVNKIEDLPRIIKEAFHIASTGRPGPVHVDIPKDITAELADFEYPKEINLPTYKPTINYNKRQLKKAMQAISKAKKPLLYIGGGAILSNCGYEIRELAKKLNIPAVETLMARGVMGHENPLLFGMLGMHGEFAANMAAYETDLLISLGARFDDRVTGRLDEFASKAKVIHVDIDPTSIGKLVSPDYPIVGDLKVTVEAMLASVGDYEFNDYTNWVELLTDYREKEPLRYIDSNEVIKPQWPIERVGQILGNRAVISTDVGQHQMWTAQFYPFNYPRQWITSGGLGTMGFGLPAAMGVARALKDTNKVSINFTGDGSILMNIQELMTCVEYELPVINIILNNNYLGMVRQWQTMFYDNRLSETDLTAQPDFKMLVEAFGGLGYRVTTKEEFDAALKDAVEKKKPAMIEVIVARNEEVLPMVPNGHALNEMTLIEGGN from the coding sequence ATGAGAATAACTGGCGCACAAATGGTTGTAGAATCATTACATCAAGAAGGGGTTGAAGTAGTATTTGGATACCCTGGAGGCGCTATTATGAACGTCTATGATGAAATATATAAACAAAACTATTTTCAACACATTCTAAATAGACACGAACAAGCTTCAATTGTTGCAGCAGAAGGTTATGCAAGATCAACAGGAAAGACAGGAGTTGCAATTGTAACTTCTGGACCTGGATTTACAAATGCAGTTACAGGATTAGCAGATGCATATATGGATTCAATTCCTTTAGTTGTAATTTCTGGTCAAGTACCAACTACAATTATAGGAACTGATGGTTTCCAAGAAATTGATGCAGTTGGTATTTCAAGACCTTGTACAAAGCATAACTATTTAGTTAATAAAATTGAAGATTTACCAAGAATTATTAAAGAGGCGTTTCATATAGCAAGTACAGGAAGACCAGGTCCTGTTCACGTAGATATCCCAAAAGATATCACAGCAGAGTTGGCAGATTTCGAATATCCAAAAGAGATTAATCTACCAACTTATAAACCAACAATTAACTACAATAAAAGACAGCTAAAAAAAGCAATGCAAGCGATTTCTAAAGCTAAAAAACCTCTTTTATATATTGGTGGTGGAGCAATTTTATCTAACTGTGGTTATGAAATTAGAGAATTAGCTAAAAAGTTAAATATTCCTGCAGTTGAAACACTGATGGCTAGAGGTGTAATGGGACATGAAAATCCATTATTATTTGGTATGCTAGGAATGCATGGAGAGTTTGCTGCTAATATGGCAGCTTATGAAACTGATTTATTAATCTCACTTGGTGCTAGATTTGATGATAGGGTAACAGGAAGACTTGATGAGTTTGCTTCAAAAGCAAAAGTAATTCATGTTGATATTGACCCAACTTCAATTGGTAAATTAGTATCTCCAGATTATCCAATTGTTGGAGATTTAAAAGTTACTGTTGAAGCTATGTTAGCTTCAGTTGGAGATTATGAATTTAATGATTATACAAACTGGGTTGAATTATTAACTGATTATAGAGAAAAAGAACCATTAAGATATATTGATTCAAATGAAGTTATTAAACCACAATGGCCAATTGAAAGAGTTGGACAAATTTTAGGAAATAGAGCAGTTATATCAACAGACGTTGGTCAACACCAAATGTGGACTGCACAATTTTATCCATTTAACTATCCAAGACAATGGATTACAAGTGGTGGTTTAGGAACTATGGGATTTGGACTTCCAGCAGCTATGGGAGTTGCAAGAGCACTTAAAGATACAAATAAAGTTTCAATTAACTTTACAGGGGATGGTTCAATTTTAATGAATATCCAAGAGTTAATGACATGTGTTGAATATGAATTACCAGTAATTAATATCATTTTAAATAACAACTATCTTGGAATGGTTAGACAATGGCAAACAATGTTCTATGATAACAGATTATCTGAAACTGATTTAACAGCGCAACCAGATTTTAAAATGTTAGTTGAAGCATTTGGTGGTTTAGGTTATAGAGTTACAACAAAAGAAGAATTCGATGCAGCTTTAAAAGATGCAGTTGAGAAGAAAAAACCTGCAATGATTGAAGTAATTGTTGCAAGAAATGAAGAGGTATTACCAATGGTACCAAATGGTCATGCATTAAATGAAATGACACTTATTGAAGGAGGTAACTAA
- a CDS encoding exopolyphosphatase, producing the protein MTEKVVSIDLGSNSFRVLKYDCVNHRILAEHNEVVGMADGLIDTGLISKEAQNRVITAIKKSVEKIVYEPSEAVAVTTAAMRKATNSAEVLKHFKSQTGVTFNIIDGVEEARLTLLAVKYALKREKIDSSKFILLDIGGGSTEIILNDEEKHISNSFDFGIVTLTQKYLKSHDLKADLKKKKEDIKSYINSLNINTDEFTFVATAGTPTTIAAIKLGQDFFSYDKEVINGTTVDLNDLENCLKIFKNSNEEEIMKLVGRGRVEFIEVGILIYQMIFEALNKKESIVLDDGLREGVAINYCLENCKN; encoded by the coding sequence ATGACAGAAAAAGTTGTAAGTATAGATTTAGGCTCTAATTCTTTTAGAGTTTTAAAATATGATTGTGTAAATCATAGAATATTAGCTGAACACAATGAAGTTGTTGGAATGGCCGATGGATTAATAGATACAGGACTTATATCAAAAGAGGCTCAAAATAGAGTAATAACTGCTATAAAAAAATCAGTTGAAAAAATAGTTTATGAACCAAGTGAAGCAGTAGCAGTTACAACCGCAGCCATGAGAAAAGCTACTAATTCAGCTGAAGTTTTAAAACATTTTAAAAGCCAGACAGGGGTAACATTTAATATTATTGATGGTGTAGAAGAAGCAAGACTTACACTACTTGCAGTTAAATATGCGCTAAAAAGAGAAAAAATTGATTCATCAAAATTTATTTTACTTGATATTGGTGGGGGTTCAACTGAAATTATTCTAAATGATGAGGAGAAACACATTTCAAATAGTTTTGATTTTGGAATAGTTACATTAACTCAAAAATATTTAAAAAGTCATGATTTAAAAGCTGATTTAAAAAAGAAAAAAGAGGATATTAAATCATATATAAACTCTTTAAATATCAATACAGATGAATTTACATTTGTGGCAACAGCAGGAACTCCCACAACAATTGCTGCTATTAAACTAGGACAAGATTTTTTTTCATATGACAAAGAAGTAATCAATGGAACAACTGTTGATTTAAATGATTTAGAAAATTGTTTAAAAATATTTAAAAATTCAAATGAAGAAGAGATTATGAAACTTGTTGGTCGAGGTAGAGTAGAGTTTATTGAAGTTGGTATATTGATTTATCAAATGATTTTTGAAGCTTTAAATAAAAAAGAGTCAATTGTACTTGATGATGGACTAAGAGAAGGGGTTGCAATAAATTATTGCTTAGAAAACTGTAAGAATTAA
- a CDS encoding CDP-alcohol phosphatidyltransferase family protein, producing MSFLFNKNSHFNLANIATFFNIAAGIFAIYFLTHNDFFAAALFAWLAGAFDIVDGKIARKYNLSTQFGIQLDSYADFLSFVIVPTMFIYFAVIDGQELTLSTPLIIFAFIYYVISGLRRLIQFNINSNEGEVEKYFVGVPTPLGAILLWLVYLIFLTGIISETFVLIAMIVIGYLLNSKIKIKHL from the coding sequence ATCAGTTTTTTGTTTAACAAAAACAGCCACTTTAACTTAGCAAATATTGCAACATTTTTTAATATTGCTGCAGGTATTTTTGCAATATATTTTTTAACTCACAATGATTTTTTTGCAGCAGCACTTTTTGCATGGTTAGCAGGAGCATTTGATATTGTTGATGGTAAAATCGCTAGAAAGTATAACCTTTCAACTCAATTTGGAATTCAATTAGATTCATATGCTGACTTTTTGTCATTTGTAATTGTTCCTACAATGTTTATATATTTTGCAGTAATTGATGGACAAGAATTAACTCTATCAACACCATTAATTATATTTGCATTTATCTACTATGTAATATCAGGTCTTAGAAGATTAATTCAATTTAATATTAACTCAAACGAGGGTGAAGTAGAAAAATATTTTGTAGGAGTTCCTACACCACTTGGAGCTATTTTATTATGGCTTGTTTATTTAATATTTTTAACTGGAATTATCTCTGAAACTTTTGTATTAATTGCAATGATTGTAATTGGATACTTACTAAATTCAAAAATAAAAATCAAACACTTATAA
- a CDS encoding GGDEF domain-containing protein, whose amino-acid sequence MKNRIFKSTTFKLIVLVIVVVLSLISSTLLFNNQIDKLKNQIDKLYFGNFVPIVKLRIISDNYQKIITCRTLKYFCDFKSEQDIITQEWDYYFNTYKTDDERIVVEAINEQIIDAFKSNKLHKFKNVRKRIEFLVDYETKVAFKQRKVFIEEYKQMKNSLFYSNVLILVLAFVLIAYIIIQVIKKDNQLRILNKKYKIDSITDGLTKLYNRKYFDNIFDNMPFIANANNWQCAFIMIDIDFFKQYNDTYGHDKGDETLIKVANILKSYFDRQYEFVFRLGGEEFGVVLFDINDKIVEDCLKDINKKVTDAKIEHKNSKILDIVSISIGAVIYEPNTYISANKLYKKADECLYASKQNGRNQYNLIKGTFK is encoded by the coding sequence ATGAAAAATAGGATATTTAAATCAACAACTTTTAAATTAATAGTTCTTGTTATTGTTGTTGTTTTATCACTAATAAGCTCTACATTATTATTTAACAATCAAATAGATAAATTAAAAAATCAAATAGATAAATTATATTTTGGAAATTTTGTTCCAATTGTAAAACTAAGAATAATATCTGATAACTATCAAAAAATTATTACATGCCGAACATTAAAATATTTTTGTGACTTTAAATCAGAACAAGATATTATTACACAAGAATGGGATTACTATTTTAATACATATAAAACTGATGATGAAAGAATTGTTGTTGAAGCAATAAATGAACAAATAATCGATGCTTTCAAATCAAATAAGCTTCATAAATTTAAAAATGTAAGAAAAAGAATAGAATTTTTAGTTGATTATGAAACAAAAGTTGCTTTTAAGCAAAGAAAAGTGTTTATAGAAGAGTATAAACAAATGAAAAACTCTTTATTTTATAGTAATGTTTTAATTTTAGTTTTAGCATTTGTATTAATTGCATATATTATTATTCAAGTAATTAAAAAAGATAATCAATTAAGAATTTTAAATAAAAAATATAAAATTGATTCTATTACAGATGGATTAACTAAACTTTATAACAGAAAATATTTTGACAATATCTTTGATAATATGCCTTTCATTGCAAATGCAAATAATTGGCAATGTGCATTTATAATGATTGATATTGATTTCTTCAAACAATATAATGATACTTATGGTCATGATAAAGGTGATGAAACACTTATCAAAGTTGCTAATATTTTAAAAAGCTATTTTGATAGACAATATGAATTCGTATTTAGACTTGGTGGTGAAGAGTTTGGAGTAGTATTATTTGATATAAATGATAAAATTGTAGAAGATTGCTTAAAAGATATAAATAAAAAAGTAACTGATGCTAAAATTGAGCATAAAAATAGTAAAATACTAGACATTGTTTCAATCTCTATTGGTGCAGTTATCTATGAGCCAAATACTTACATTTCAGCTAATAAACTATATAAGAAAGCTGATGAGTGTTTATATGCATCAAAACAAAATGGAAGAAACCAATACAATTTAATTAAAGGAACCTTTAAATGA
- a CDS encoding putative metalloprotease CJM1_0395 family protein, whose protein sequence is MEIYDSYQNISNIYQELAQKQSQLAQIDKDELSKSTFERNDSVLLSDGNYDENDYQRVLDRFQNRDQEVKTHEQVHASSTTTTSAMNYNYQLGPDGKLYAMGGSVRFDTSIPQDKEAASTKLEELKKAANAPGSLSSADAQIAQTANLNKMLIDSLREGFSYDY, encoded by the coding sequence ATGGAAATATATGATAGTTATCAAAATATATCAAATATATATCAAGAATTAGCACAAAAGCAATCGCAACTTGCACAAATAGATAAAGATGAATTATCAAAGTCTACTTTTGAAAGAAATGATAGTGTATTACTTAGTGATGGAAATTATGATGAAAATGACTATCAAAGAGTTTTAGATAGATTTCAAAATAGAGATCAAGAAGTTAAAACTCATGAGCAAGTTCATGCATCAAGTACAACTACCACAAGTGCTATGAACTATAATTATCAATTAGGTCCAGATGGTAAACTTTATGCTATGGGAGGAAGTGTTAGATTTGATACTTCAATACCACAGGATAAAGAAGCTGCTAGTACAAAACTAGAAGAGTTAAAAAAAGCAGCGAATGCACCAGGTAGTCTAAGTTCAGCAGATGCTCAAATAGCACAAACTGCAAATTTAAATAAAATGCTAATAGATAGTTTAAGAGAAGGATTTAGTTATGACTATTGA